Proteins encoded within one genomic window of Amycolatopsis nigrescens CSC17Ta-90:
- a CDS encoding FBP domain-containing protein, giving the protein MRRVTERDIRASFVNCTKGEAKRLAVPKDLAARPWEDLDFLGWRDPGAPQRAYLVTESGDGFVGVALRLAAPYAGRARRSMCSLCLTTHPGGGVSLMTARKAGRDGQQGNSVGAYICTDLACSLYLRGKKKTGPGERLHESLTPAEQVERTTANLAGFLDKVVGA; this is encoded by the coding sequence ATGAGGAGGGTGACCGAGCGCGACATCCGCGCATCATTCGTGAACTGCACCAAGGGCGAGGCGAAACGCCTGGCCGTGCCCAAGGACTTGGCCGCGCGGCCGTGGGAAGACCTGGACTTCCTCGGCTGGCGGGACCCCGGCGCGCCGCAGCGGGCCTACCTGGTGACCGAGTCCGGCGACGGGTTCGTGGGAGTGGCGCTGCGGCTGGCCGCGCCCTACGCCGGGCGCGCACGGCGCAGCATGTGCTCCCTGTGCCTGACCACGCATCCCGGGGGCGGCGTCTCGCTGATGACCGCGCGCAAGGCCGGCCGGGACGGGCAGCAGGGCAACTCGGTCGGCGCCTACATCTGCACCGACCTTGCCTGCTCGCTCTACCTGCGCGGGAAGAAGAAGACCGGACCCGGCGAGCGGCTGCACGAGTCGCTCACACCGGCCGAGCAGGTCGAGCGGACCACCGCGAACCTGGCCGGGTTCCTGGACAAGGTGGTCGGCGCGTGA
- a CDS encoding GDSL-type esterase/lipase family protein, with protein sequence MTDWITTPLDLRILRGALDLERTAQGLLPHRLPAGAREQFPDEYLSMVEAQPAGVRLAFRTRATAVELDVLPTRTVYQGFPASPDGVYELLVDGRPAGQTAVPGGNVQLIDMATRSTVTRPGQPGTVRFAELSADQKDVEIWLPHTEITELIALRTDAPVEAVPDRGRRVWLHHGSSISHGSNADRPTATWPVLAAALAGVELVNLGLRGNALLDPFTARAIRDTPADLISVKIGINLVNADLMRLRGFSPAVHGFLDTIRDGHPTTPLLVVSPLLCPIHEDTPGPGAMDFDGRTVLFRATGDPADRASGRLTLNVVRDELARITARRAAEDPNLHYLDGRSLYGEPDFAELPLPDRLHPDSAGHRRIGTRFAELAFGDGGPFAGRVAPP encoded by the coding sequence GTGACCGACTGGATCACCACTCCGCTCGACCTCCGCATCCTGCGCGGTGCCCTCGACCTCGAGCGCACCGCGCAGGGCCTGCTGCCGCACCGGCTGCCGGCCGGTGCGCGCGAGCAGTTCCCCGACGAGTACCTGAGCATGGTCGAGGCCCAGCCCGCCGGGGTGCGGTTGGCCTTCCGCACCCGGGCCACCGCCGTCGAGCTGGACGTGCTCCCGACGAGGACGGTCTACCAGGGCTTCCCTGCCTCGCCGGACGGCGTCTACGAACTGCTCGTCGACGGCCGTCCGGCCGGGCAGACAGCCGTGCCCGGCGGCAACGTGCAACTCATCGACATGGCCACCCGGTCCACGGTCACCCGGCCAGGACAGCCCGGCACGGTCCGCTTCGCCGAGCTGTCCGCCGACCAGAAGGACGTCGAGATCTGGTTGCCGCACACCGAAATCACCGAGCTGATCGCCCTGCGCACGGACGCCCCGGTCGAGGCCGTGCCGGACCGGGGCCGCCGGGTGTGGCTGCACCACGGCAGCTCGATCAGCCACGGCTCCAACGCCGACCGCCCGACCGCGACCTGGCCGGTGCTGGCCGCCGCACTGGCCGGTGTGGAGCTGGTCAACCTGGGCCTGCGCGGCAACGCCCTGCTCGATCCGTTCACCGCACGCGCGATCCGGGACACTCCGGCGGACCTGATCAGCGTCAAGATCGGCATCAACCTGGTCAACGCCGACCTGATGCGCCTGCGCGGCTTCTCCCCCGCGGTGCACGGTTTCCTGGACACCATCCGCGATGGCCACCCCACGACGCCGTTGCTGGTCGTCTCTCCCCTGCTCTGCCCGATCCACGAGGACACCCCCGGCCCCGGCGCGATGGACTTCGACGGCCGGACGGTCCTGTTCCGGGCCACCGGCGACCCGGCCGACCGCGCCAGCGGACGGCTGACGCTCAACGTCGTCCGGGACGAGCTCGCCCGCATCACCGCGCGACGGGCGGCCGAAGACCCGAACCTGCACTACCTCGACGGTCGCTCGCTCTACGGCGAACCGGACTTCGCCGAGCTGCCCCTGCCCGACCGGCTGCACCCGGACTCCGCCGGTCACCGCCGCATCGGCACACGCTTCGCCGAGCTGGCCTTCGGCGACGGCGGCCCGTTCGCCGGCAGGGTCGCACCGCCGTGA
- a CDS encoding LLM class flavin-dependent oxidoreductase, translating into MRAGVVVTAHPGVEDLAVLAEELGLHSFWVNDTPMVQGDPFVALGLCAKATSRIRLGIGVTSPALRSAPAAASGFASLNAIAPGRIICGVGTGNTARRTLGMPPTTAAALEKFTTALQDLCAGRSTEYREGDRVRDIRFLHTGAHVHTTDPIEFVVAALGPKAAAVAGRRGTGLISFGLLDPTAWHALHAARRHAAQDTLRAPDSRTDSYLVTALHILDEDEDPHSDTARDVTGHLVLSLLAFAADTAADTPSFAEQLGPEEREAVQRLLDRRGTTATAPDRHTKLYPNYLGRIAPQDRDLVLPSLMNTLALVGTRDDLRTRIATLEQAGIDELLIQPVIDPATEMAQLAELLT; encoded by the coding sequence ATGCGCGCAGGCGTCGTGGTCACCGCACACCCCGGTGTGGAGGACCTCGCCGTGCTGGCCGAGGAGTTGGGCTTGCACAGTTTCTGGGTGAACGACACCCCGATGGTGCAAGGCGACCCCTTCGTCGCACTGGGACTGTGCGCGAAGGCCACCAGCCGCATCAGGCTCGGCATCGGCGTGACCTCACCGGCGCTGCGCTCGGCGCCGGCCGCCGCGAGCGGGTTCGCCAGCCTCAACGCCATCGCACCGGGCCGGATCATCTGCGGGGTCGGCACCGGAAACACCGCCCGGCGCACCCTGGGCATGCCGCCGACCACGGCGGCCGCACTGGAGAAATTCACCACCGCACTGCAGGACCTGTGCGCCGGACGCTCGACCGAGTACCGCGAAGGTGACCGCGTCCGCGACATCCGGTTCCTGCACACCGGGGCGCACGTGCACACCACCGACCCGATCGAGTTCGTCGTGGCCGCGCTCGGACCGAAGGCCGCCGCCGTCGCCGGCCGCCGCGGCACCGGCCTCATCTCCTTCGGCCTGCTGGACCCCACCGCCTGGCACGCGCTGCACGCCGCCCGCCGCCACGCCGCCCAGGACACCCTCCGCGCCCCCGACTCCCGCACGGATTCCTACCTGGTCACCGCGCTCCACATCCTCGACGAGGACGAGGACCCGCACAGCGACACAGCCCGCGACGTGACAGGCCACCTCGTCCTGTCGCTGCTGGCCTTCGCCGCCGACACCGCCGCCGACACACCCTCTTTCGCCGAGCAACTCGGCCCCGAGGAACGCGAAGCGGTGCAGCGACTGCTCGACCGGCGCGGCACCACCGCCACCGCGCCGGACCGGCACACCAAGCTCTACCCCAACTACCTCGGACGCATCGCACCGCAGGACCGCGACCTGGTGCTGCCCTCGCTGATGAACACCCTGGCGCTGGTCGGCACCCGCGACGACCTTCGCACCCGCATCGCCACGCTGGAGCAGGCCGGCATCGACGAACTCCTCATCCAGCCGGTGATCGACCCGGCCACCGAGATGGCCCAGCTCGCCGAACTCCTCACCTGA
- a CDS encoding MFS transporter, with protein MAGKWVRLQAVAVSGSASEGLLLAALPLLAVSITTDPREVSLVNVVGQAPWLLFSLFAGLLIDRVRRTTVLAWAYGVQVCAALILAVAGTAGSLSLPLLLVVAFLVTSTQVLGNGVSGVLVPEIVERDRLPAANARLQVIDQGIVQFIVPPAAGALLALSAGAPAWAACVLAVSALVLSRGLRSASVAAAKARPLHDLTEGLKYLVRTRLLRSITITVALGSFAASASATMLVLYATQELRIGAVGYGALLACMAVGWVASSFFVHRIVGRLGYSWSMRLAQSFVALLELLIAVLPPWPPAVGAVLILMTATTLVWNVCSQSSRQRFTPPALLGRVLTSHRALAWGLTPLGALAGGLVAAHWSLRGVWVMGGAVQFIGAWIVWRTMSPAAFSEAELVASR; from the coding sequence GTGGCTGGCAAATGGGTACGGCTTCAAGCGGTGGCGGTGTCCGGTTCGGCGAGTGAGGGGCTGTTGCTGGCGGCGTTGCCGTTGCTCGCGGTCTCGATCACCACGGACCCGCGTGAGGTTTCGCTGGTCAACGTGGTGGGGCAGGCGCCGTGGTTGCTCTTCTCCTTGTTCGCCGGGCTGCTGATCGACCGGGTGCGGCGCACGACGGTGCTCGCCTGGGCCTACGGGGTGCAGGTGTGCGCGGCGCTGATCCTGGCGGTCGCCGGCACGGCCGGGTCGCTGAGCCTGCCGCTGCTGCTGGTGGTCGCGTTCCTGGTGACCTCGACGCAGGTGCTCGGGAACGGGGTCAGCGGCGTACTGGTGCCGGAAATCGTGGAGCGGGACCGGCTGCCCGCGGCGAACGCCCGGCTTCAGGTGATCGACCAGGGGATCGTGCAGTTCATCGTCCCGCCGGCCGCCGGTGCCCTGCTCGCGCTCAGCGCCGGGGCTCCCGCCTGGGCGGCGTGCGTGCTGGCGGTGTCGGCACTCGTGCTGAGCAGGGGCCTGCGCTCGGCGTCGGTCGCCGCCGCCAAAGCGCGTCCGCTGCACGACCTCACCGAAGGGCTGAAGTACCTGGTTCGCACCCGGCTACTGCGCTCGATCACCATCACCGTGGCGCTCGGCTCCTTCGCCGCGAGCGCGAGCGCCACCATGCTCGTCCTCTACGCGACGCAGGAACTGCGGATCGGCGCGGTCGGCTACGGTGCCCTGCTCGCCTGCATGGCCGTGGGGTGGGTGGCGTCCTCCTTCTTCGTGCACCGGATCGTGGGGCGGCTGGGCTATTCCTGGTCGATGCGCCTTGCCCAGAGTTTCGTCGCCCTGCTGGAACTGCTGATCGCCGTCCTGCCGCCATGGCCCCCGGCGGTGGGTGCGGTGCTCATTCTGATGACCGCCACCACCCTGGTCTGGAACGTCTGCTCGCAGTCCAGCAGGCAACGTTTCACCCCGCCCGCCCTGCTCGGCCGGGTCCTGACCAGCCATCGCGCGCTGGCCTGGGGTCTCACCCCGCTGGGTGCACTGGCCGGCGGCCTGGTCGCGGCGCACTGGAGCCTGCGGGGCGTCTGGGTGATGGGCGGCGCCGTGCAGTTCATCGGGGCCTGGATCGTGTGGCGCACCATGTCCCCGGCCGCGTTCAGCGAAGCCGAGCTGGTGGCTTCCCGTTGA
- a CDS encoding GTP cyclohydrolase I, with translation MIPDSRQGLDIPGQRQPGDLKKAELGVRDLLQVLDARPAGAQTAETAEALVALLSDFLKPQPFAPALSPSGEQDECLTLVQSIQFTSLCSCHLLPFFGFAHVGYIPGGWSIDVPELVGTVRHFARNAQTQEYLTGQIARGVEEMLHAGGVGVVVSATHLCACLRGEQSAGAELVTSCLLGSLRSDPRTRAEFLSLLDEHDVRSGGRS, from the coding sequence GTGATTCCGGACAGCCGCCAAGGGCTGGACATTCCGGGCCAAAGACAGCCGGGCGATCTGAAAAAGGCGGAACTCGGAGTCCGTGATCTGCTGCAGGTGCTGGATGCCCGTCCGGCAGGTGCGCAAACCGCGGAGACCGCCGAGGCACTGGTCGCCCTGTTATCCGATTTCCTGAAGCCGCAACCTTTTGCGCCCGCCCTGTCGCCCAGTGGCGAGCAGGACGAATGCCTGACCCTGGTCCAATCCATTCAGTTCACCAGCCTGTGCTCCTGTCATCTGCTGCCGTTCTTCGGCTTCGCGCACGTCGGTTATATTCCCGGTGGCTGGTCGATCGATGTTCCCGAACTCGTCGGTACCGTTCGTCATTTCGCGAGAAACGCGCAGACCCAGGAATATCTGACCGGGCAAATTGCGCGCGGAGTGGAGGAAATGCTCCACGCCGGCGGAGTGGGCGTGGTGGTTTCCGCCACCCATCTGTGCGCCTGCCTGCGAGGGGAGCAGTCCGCGGGCGCGGAGCTGGTGACCAGTTGCCTGCTGGGCTCCCTGCGGTCGGATCCCAGGACCAGGGCGGAATTCCTGTCCCTGCTCGACGAGCACGACGTAAGGTCTGGAGGACGCAGCTAG
- the folP gene encoding dihydropteroate synthase yields MPPVDPTEVDLVFRGRKVVRDRALIMAIINRTTDSFFDQGATFGEEEAQNAISRAVAAGADVIDIGGVRAEAGPEVSTGEEIDRVAPVVQWARETYPDLFISVDTWRREVGEEVCRVGADIINDSWAAAEPELMDVAAKYGTGYICTHTGGQAPRTVPVRPRYEDVVATVVEETVRLAELAAAKGVPRGGILIDPTLGILYGKDTDYNVTLLRHVRAFVDTGWPVLMAISNKDFIGEILDADLEDRMVGTLAATAYAANAGAVMFRAHHVRETRQVAEMIATINGSRPPSRPYQWTA; encoded by the coding sequence ATGCCGCCGGTGGATCCCACCGAGGTCGATTTGGTGTTCCGTGGTCGCAAAGTGGTCCGGGATCGGGCACTGATCATGGCCATCATCAACCGGACAACCGATTCCTTCTTCGACCAGGGCGCCACTTTCGGCGAAGAAGAAGCGCAGAACGCGATTAGCCGGGCCGTGGCGGCCGGCGCGGACGTCATCGACATCGGCGGTGTGCGGGCCGAAGCCGGCCCGGAGGTCAGTACCGGCGAGGAGATCGACCGCGTGGCGCCCGTCGTGCAATGGGCCAGGGAAACGTATCCGGATCTGTTTATCAGCGTCGACACCTGGCGCCGTGAAGTCGGCGAGGAAGTGTGCCGGGTCGGCGCGGACATCATCAACGACAGCTGGGCGGCGGCCGAACCGGAATTGATGGATGTCGCGGCCAAGTACGGCACCGGCTATATCTGCACGCACACCGGCGGCCAAGCGCCGCGGACGGTGCCCGTCCGGCCGCGGTACGAGGACGTGGTGGCGACCGTGGTGGAGGAAACCGTCCGGCTGGCCGAACTCGCGGCGGCCAAGGGGGTTCCGCGGGGCGGCATCCTCATCGACCCCACGCTCGGCATCCTGTACGGCAAGGACACCGACTACAACGTCACGCTGCTGCGCCACGTGCGAGCGTTCGTGGACACCGGCTGGCCGGTCCTGATGGCGATCTCGAACAAGGACTTCATCGGCGAGATCCTGGACGCGGACCTCGAGGACCGGATGGTGGGGACCTTGGCGGCCACCGCGTACGCGGCGAACGCCGGAGCGGTGATGTTCCGGGCCCATCACGTCCGCGAAACCCGCCAGGTGGCCGAGATGATCGCGACCATCAACGGCAGCCGCCCGCCGTCCCGGCCCTACCAGTGGACCGCCTGA
- a CDS encoding PhzF family phenazine biosynthesis protein encodes MTALHVLRVFCGPDGRYGNELGVVLDGPAVAAGQDRQAVAARLGFSETVFVDDAGTGTVDIYTPSVRLPFAGHPLVGVSWLLGRLSTGPAVLHPPAGPVPTRQEGEFTWVSGRAAWAPGRLMRQHASAEEVDALPSPPPGEGWLYAWAWREQAAGRVRARGFPRRGDGIVEDEATGASAIVLTAELGRALDIAQGKGSQILTRPGPDGTVEVGGRVVLDGTRSL; translated from the coding sequence GTGACAGCTCTCCATGTTCTTCGCGTGTTCTGCGGCCCCGACGGGCGTTATGGCAACGAGCTGGGCGTGGTTCTCGACGGGCCCGCCGTCGCGGCCGGACAGGACCGCCAGGCCGTGGCCGCGCGGCTGGGCTTCAGCGAGACCGTCTTCGTCGACGACGCCGGTACCGGCACGGTCGACATCTACACGCCCAGCGTGCGGCTGCCGTTCGCCGGGCATCCGCTGGTCGGCGTCTCCTGGCTGCTGGGTCGGCTGAGCACCGGGCCGGCGGTGCTGCACCCGCCGGCGGGACCGGTGCCGACCAGGCAGGAGGGCGAGTTCACCTGGGTCAGCGGCCGCGCGGCGTGGGCGCCCGGCAGGCTCATGCGGCAGCACGCGTCGGCCGAAGAGGTGGACGCCCTGCCGAGCCCGCCGCCGGGGGAGGGCTGGCTGTACGCCTGGGCGTGGCGCGAGCAGGCCGCCGGCCGGGTGCGGGCCAGGGGATTTCCCCGCCGGGGCGACGGCATCGTCGAGGACGAGGCGACCGGCGCGTCCGCGATCGTGCTCACCGCCGAGCTGGGCCGGGCACTGGACATCGCGCAGGGCAAGGGATCGCAGATCCTGACCAGGCCGGGGCCGGACGGCACGGTGGAGGTCGGCGGCAGGGTCGTCCTGGACGGAACCCGTTCCCTCTGA
- a CDS encoding purine-cytosine permease family protein: MSEKVTEVEQHGIAPIPVAEQTSRPRDLFRLAFGGANTFATIILGTLPIAYGLSFWAAVAAVAIGVVAGGLVLSPMALFGPRTRTNNAVSSGAHFGVVGRCVGSFLSLLTAITFFAISVWVSGDAVAGAAQRLFGFDGGAALRAVAYGLIAIATLVVCLYGYRFMLLVNRVAVVLGTVIMLLGGFAYGGSFDPGFAGTGVYALGTFGPTFILAVLTTLANPISFGAFLGDWSRYIPATYRRRSLLAAPFLAQVATLLPFGFGIATATLVADPADYITGLTAISPLWYAIPLIVVALIGGLSTGTTALYGTGLDFSSIFPRLSRVRATLLIGSLSVVFIFVGNFVLDMVSSINAFATLIVLCTSPWMVIMMIGYVQRRGFYDVEDLQVFNEGRRGGRYWFRHGVNWRAMGAWIPATALGLLCANTPMITGPLSGIAGGVDLSLVVTLCTAAIAYPLLNKLFPEPREVFGPASPVSLVA; the protein is encoded by the coding sequence ATGAGTGAGAAGGTCACCGAGGTCGAGCAGCACGGGATCGCGCCGATTCCGGTCGCGGAGCAGACGTCGCGTCCGCGCGACCTGTTCCGGCTCGCGTTCGGCGGGGCGAACACCTTCGCCACGATCATCCTCGGCACCCTGCCGATCGCGTACGGCCTGAGCTTCTGGGCGGCGGTGGCCGCGGTTGCGATCGGGGTGGTCGCCGGCGGGCTGGTGCTTTCGCCGATGGCGTTGTTCGGGCCGCGGACCAGGACGAACAACGCGGTGTCCTCGGGGGCGCACTTCGGCGTGGTCGGCCGGTGCGTCGGGTCGTTCCTGTCGCTGCTGACCGCGATCACCTTCTTCGCGATCTCGGTCTGGGTCAGCGGGGACGCGGTGGCCGGCGCGGCGCAGCGGCTGTTCGGCTTCGACGGCGGCGCGGCACTGCGGGCGGTGGCCTACGGCCTGATCGCGATCGCGACGCTTGTCGTCTGCCTGTACGGGTACCGGTTCATGCTGCTGGTCAACCGGGTCGCGGTGGTGCTCGGCACGGTGATCATGCTGCTCGGGGGCTTCGCCTACGGTGGCAGCTTCGACCCGGGGTTCGCGGGTACCGGTGTCTACGCGCTCGGTACGTTCGGGCCGACGTTCATCCTGGCGGTGCTCACGACGCTGGCGAACCCGATCTCGTTCGGCGCCTTCCTCGGCGACTGGTCGCGCTACATCCCGGCCACCTACCGCCGCCGTTCGCTGCTGGCGGCGCCGTTCCTGGCCCAGGTGGCCACGCTGCTGCCGTTCGGGTTCGGCATCGCGACCGCGACCCTGGTCGCCGACCCGGCCGACTACATCACCGGCCTGACCGCGATTTCCCCGCTCTGGTACGCGATTCCGCTGATCGTGGTGGCGCTGATCGGCGGGCTGTCCACGGGCACCACCGCGCTGTACGGCACCGGCCTCGACTTCAGCTCGATCTTCCCGCGGCTGTCGCGGGTGCGGGCGACGCTGCTGATCGGCTCGCTGAGCGTGGTGTTCATCTTCGTCGGCAACTTCGTGCTGGACATGGTGTCCAGCATCAACGCGTTCGCCACCCTGATCGTGCTGTGCACGTCGCCGTGGATGGTGATCATGATGATCGGCTACGTGCAACGCCGCGGCTTCTACGACGTCGAGGATCTGCAGGTGTTCAACGAGGGCCGCCGCGGCGGGCGCTACTGGTTCCGGCACGGGGTGAACTGGCGCGCGATGGGGGCCTGGATCCCGGCCACCGCGCTGGGCCTGCTGTGCGCGAACACGCCGATGATCACGGGCCCGCTGAGCGGCATCGCGGGTGGGGTCGACCTCAGCCTGGTGGTGACGCTGTGCACCGCGGCCATCGCCTACCCGCTGCTGAACAAGCTGTTCCCGGAGCCTCGCGAGGTCTTCGGCCCGGCGAGCCCGGTTAGCCTGGTGGCGTGA
- a CDS encoding alpha/beta fold hydrolase: MPASQFSAAAQQVLDLFAEVFPPDPQDATVEQLRAADDRFFGSQTPPDAVVEPVRAGGVPSLWVGVPGSAEDRAVILFHGGGYLMGSAYGWRGVAAEIARATGFRVLAVDYRLAPEHTFPAAQQDAVAAYEWVAAQLGPQAVVLAGASSGGNLVLTALHAIRAKGLPMPAAAVAASPWTDMTLTAATLESHADRDPLVSKAMLTRLRETYLGDHDPRDPLASPLYGPLDDLPPLLLIAGTDETVLDDTRNFAAAATHAGATVDVHLYQGVFHLWHNFPAIIPEGRAAITEIGAFIRKHARRRWLTWPAVP; this comes from the coding sequence ATGCCGGCCTCGCAGTTCTCGGCCGCCGCCCAACAGGTTCTGGACCTGTTCGCGGAGGTCTTCCCGCCCGATCCGCAGGACGCGACCGTGGAGCAGCTGCGCGCGGCCGACGACCGGTTCTTCGGCAGCCAGACCCCGCCCGACGCGGTCGTCGAACCGGTGCGCGCGGGCGGGGTCCCGTCGCTCTGGGTCGGCGTGCCCGGCAGCGCGGAAGACCGGGCGGTGATCCTGTTCCACGGCGGCGGCTACCTGATGGGCTCGGCCTACGGCTGGCGGGGAGTCGCCGCGGAGATCGCGCGCGCCACCGGTTTCCGGGTGCTGGCCGTGGACTACCGCCTGGCGCCGGAGCACACCTTCCCGGCCGCGCAGCAGGATGCCGTCGCGGCCTACGAATGGGTCGCCGCCCAGCTGGGACCGCAGGCCGTGGTGCTGGCCGGCGCCTCCTCCGGCGGCAACCTCGTGCTCACCGCTCTGCACGCCATCCGGGCGAAGGGGCTGCCGATGCCGGCGGCGGCGGTCGCGGCCTCGCCGTGGACCGACATGACGCTCACCGCGGCCACCCTGGAGTCCCACGCCGACCGCGATCCCCTGGTGAGCAAGGCGATGCTCACCAGGCTGCGCGAGACCTACCTTGGCGACCACGATCCCCGGGACCCGCTGGCTTCCCCGCTCTACGGTCCGCTCGATGATCTCCCGCCGCTGCTGCTCATCGCGGGAACCGACGAAACCGTCCTCGACGACACGCGGAACTTCGCGGCGGCGGCGACGCATGCGGGAGCCACCGTGGACGTGCACCTCTACCAGGGGGTGTTCCACCTGTGGCACAACTTCCCCGCGATCATCCCGGAAGGACGCGCCGCGATCACCGAAATCGGCGCGTTCATCCGGAAACACGCCCGCCGGCGCTGGCTCACCTGGCCAGCAGTTCCTTGA
- a CDS encoding alpha/beta fold hydrolase, producing the protein MDAVHDHEIFDLGDFVLQQGATLRGARLAYQTYGTLDADKGNAIVYPTWYSGRHWDNEWLIGEGMALDPARYFIIVPNMLGNGLSSSPSNTPPPYDRARFPNVTMADNVRAQHRLVTERFGIRTLPLVTGWSMGAGQTYQWAVSHPEMVRRIAPFCGSSVTSEHNKVFLEGVKAALTADDAFRGGWYEQQPVKGLRAAARVYAGWGFSQAFYWDRVYRELGYSSLEDFLVGFWEGFFLDDRDANNLLTMLWTWQHADVGRTPGFDGDTVAALRSITAKAIVLPAEKDLYFPPEDEAWACRHIANAEHRVIPGVWGHFAGGGANPVDVEFIDAALKELLAR; encoded by the coding sequence GTGGATGCGGTGCACGACCACGAGATCTTCGACCTCGGTGACTTCGTTCTGCAACAGGGCGCGACGCTGCGCGGTGCCCGGCTGGCGTATCAGACCTACGGAACGCTCGATGCGGACAAGGGCAACGCGATCGTCTACCCGACCTGGTACTCGGGCCGGCACTGGGACAACGAATGGCTGATCGGCGAGGGCATGGCGCTGGATCCGGCCAGGTACTTCATCATCGTGCCGAACATGCTCGGCAACGGCCTTTCCAGCTCGCCGAGCAACACCCCGCCGCCGTACGACCGGGCCCGCTTCCCGAACGTCACCATGGCGGACAACGTCCGTGCCCAGCACCGGCTGGTCACCGAGCGGTTCGGCATCCGGACCCTGCCGCTGGTGACCGGCTGGTCGATGGGCGCCGGGCAGACCTACCAGTGGGCGGTGTCCCATCCGGAAATGGTGCGGCGGATCGCGCCGTTCTGCGGCTCCTCGGTGACCAGCGAGCACAACAAGGTCTTCCTCGAAGGCGTCAAGGCCGCGCTCACCGCCGACGACGCGTTCCGCGGTGGCTGGTATGAGCAGCAGCCGGTCAAGGGCCTGCGCGCGGCGGCGCGGGTGTACGCGGGCTGGGGCTTCTCCCAGGCGTTCTACTGGGACCGGGTCTACCGCGAACTGGGCTACAGCTCGCTGGAGGACTTCCTGGTCGGCTTCTGGGAAGGGTTCTTCCTCGACGACCGCGACGCCAACAACCTGCTCACCATGCTCTGGACCTGGCAGCACGCCGACGTCGGCCGGACGCCGGGGTTCGACGGGGACACCGTCGCCGCGTTGCGTTCGATCACCGCGAAGGCGATCGTGCTGCCGGCGGAGAAGGATCTGTACTTCCCGCCCGAGGACGAGGCGTGGGCCTGCCGGCACATCGCGAATGCCGAGCACCGCGTGATTCCCGGGGTGTGGGGCCATTTCGCCGGTGGTGGCGCCAACCCGGTGGACGTCGAGTTCATCGACGCCGCGCTCAAGGAACTGCTGGCCAGGTGA
- a CDS encoding hemerythrin domain-containing protein, whose protein sequence is MAASFEASSRLTAFGNQLIEVHIWLREQLEDLRDNVDAYFDGRGLPPRDLRVHCLSFCTALTRHHTGEDRGAFPVIAEEFPELRQVITELKTDHNRIDWILGSLEKLLRDLPDDPDAATAARVRAELEGLSAIMETHFTYEEKKLISVLNSMNVPQWRADRPDFLLSGQDDHDEQ, encoded by the coding sequence ATGGCCGCGAGTTTCGAGGCGAGCAGCCGCCTCACCGCCTTCGGCAACCAGTTGATCGAAGTGCACATCTGGCTTCGCGAGCAGTTGGAAGACCTCCGGGACAACGTCGACGCCTATTTCGACGGCCGGGGCCTGCCGCCGCGGGACCTCCGGGTGCACTGCCTGTCCTTCTGCACCGCCCTGACCCGCCACCACACCGGCGAAGACCGCGGCGCGTTCCCGGTGATCGCCGAGGAGTTCCCCGAACTGCGCCAGGTGATCACCGAGCTGAAGACCGACCACAACCGGATCGACTGGATACTGGGCAGCCTGGAGAAACTGCTCCGCGACCTCCCGGATGACCCGGACGCGGCGACGGCGGCGCGCGTGCGGGCCGAACTGGAGGGCCTGTCGGCGATCATGGAGACGCATTTCACCTACGAGGAGAAGAAGCTGATCTCCGTGCTCAACTCGATGAACGTGCCGCAGTGGCGTGCGGACCGGCCCGACTTCCTGCTCTCCGGGCAGGACGACCACGACGAGCAGTAG
- a CDS encoding glutaredoxin domain-containing protein, translating to MSTEQPATGQGITAIDVYWRPGCPFCMALARPLRRSGLPVREFNIWEDPEAAARVRSVADGNETVPTVFIGPHAMVNPSFGQLESAVREHAPELLDAAQPVRRGFWPFRRAR from the coding sequence GTGAGTACAGAGCAGCCGGCAACCGGGCAGGGCATCACGGCGATCGACGTCTACTGGCGTCCTGGCTGCCCGTTCTGCATGGCGCTGGCGCGCCCGCTGCGCCGCAGCGGGCTGCCGGTGCGGGAGTTCAACATCTGGGAAGATCCCGAGGCCGCGGCCAGGGTGCGCTCGGTCGCGGACGGCAACGAAACCGTGCCGACGGTGTTCATCGGGCCGCACGCCATGGTGAACCCGAGCTTCGGTCAGCTGGAGTCCGCGGTGCGCGAGCACGCACCCGAGTTGCTCGACGCGGCGCAGCCCGTCCGCCGCGGTTTCTGGCCGTTCCGCCGCGCTCGGTGA